Genomic DNA from Fusarium keratoplasticum isolate Fu6.1 chromosome 2, whole genome shotgun sequence:
AACAGTCTCCTTTCCATGAATTCCCTCCATCACGTCGGCAGAATGGCTCTTTGAAAGCGTAGGCCTCGAAGCAGACGCTGTTTCACTGGCTGGCTCAGCAGCTGGAGGGTCAATccagtcatcatcgtcgtcctcggggaAAGCACCAGGAGTTGTTGCAGTTTCAAGCTTCTTAGGTGATGGTGATTTCGGCTCTGGGGCAGACTGGGACGCAGGGGCGGGCTGGGAGTTTGTCAGGCTGTGAATCGATTTCGATGGTCGGCTACCGTTGGGCTGGGATTTTCCAAGCACGTTTATCCGATCCTGTAGCATCTGGGTATATGTCTTGTTGTGGTGAACGGCAAGGTCTTCGGCATTGTCCCGCTGTTGAGCGGGTACCGTAGGAATATCGTCCACGTCCATGTCGTCGTGATCCTCTTCGTCCGAGGCATCTTGTCTTGCGTAGTTACCTAGACTCTTTCCACCCGTATGCCTGCCGAGGTAACTGGTCCTCTTAAAGTCGAGATGGCTGGTCCGAGACGCTCGAGGGCCGCCACTCTTTCCTGCTGTCAGAGGCTCTCGAGCCGGAAGAGATGGGAAGTTGAGGCTGCTCTTGCGGAAGCCTGGGCGCATCGGGCTGGAACCGTCGGATTGGGAGCGGGCGTCGTCGGGAGATGACTCTTCGGGCTCCTGGGGCTCGGTTGTTGTCTGCTGTGTCTTGGCTGGTGATGTAACCGCGGGTTCATCTTGAACAATAGAATGTAGAGGGCTCGACTCGACGGGAACAGTGACAGGTTCGTCGATTGTTGTGGGGTCAATCATGGAGGCATCTTCTTGGGCGAGAGGATCAACAGTTGTAGTGTTGATGTCCTGGCTTCCATAATAGCCAGAATCCTGCGTCATAGGCTGTGACTTGGCTGTCGGAGCGGGCTCTTTCTCCTGCTCGACGGGCTCGTCGATATGGTTGTCCGAGGAAATGTGCTCGACGTGATTCACGGTCTGGTCCTCCTGGGCAATCCGGAACGTCTTTTCAGGAGACGGCAATGTCGGCTTCGGTGGTGAGGGCGCGTGACGCCGAGGCGAGggggaaggaggaggaatcGAAGACTCCTTCTGGAGCTGAGGTGTGTGAGCTCTGAGGTGATGGGCCAAGCGGTTGGCTGAACTGCTAGGTGTGCCACCGAAAACATCCGACAAGGGCTGTCGTTCATCAGCAATTATTATCAACCCAGGCTCGGCGTAGACACTTACGACTCTTGGCTCTGTGGGATTCAACTTGCGCACGGTTCGGGGCGTCTTGCCACGTAGTTTACCAGGTGTCTTGAAGGTCTCTGCGATATTGCTGAAGGGTATCCATGTTAGTAGGCGCGACCAGAACAAGAGGGGAAACGCGTACGTTTCATTCTCGCTGAAGATACCAGCCATGTGCTCGTTGAGCCACGAGAACTCATTGTGAGCAGCGTACGTGAActcgtcgacctcgacatcaacaaTCTGGAGGGCAGAAGCGCGCTCGTCGGCGACCCACGCCGCAGAACCAGTTGGGATGCGCGGTCCTCGCATAGCCGCCATTGTGTCGGATGGGAGAAGGCGGGCGTGGTAAGAAGAAAGGGTCAAATTCGACTAGAGTCGTGTATGGCGGATTACAAGTTCATCGGGCTTGCGAGTCGGGAAACAATTAAAATGGTGGAGTTGCAAAGAGCTTGGTTGATCGCAGAGAGCTTAGAGTTGGATGGTGGCTCTGTTTGTTTTGGGTCCGGGCAGGGCAGGCGctaacaacaacaacttaAAGTGGGACAGGCCCTCGAATCCAAATGGAAAGCGCGTTTCCGTACAGTGGGTACGTACCGATCTGAGATCCGCACGTGACATGGCGCTTATCGTTACCCCCCATTATTGTTTACTTTGGCTTGCTATCACGTCCCCTCAGGTGCGGAGCGACGAAACCAAGCAACAGCAACTCAAAGCAGCCGTGAACCTTCAGCCTCAACCAAGATGAGGGTTATTGAAGTGATTATCGACGTAAGCTGTCATTTTCAGCCAGTCTTTCTATTTTCTGCAATTATTAACCTTTTGCGCAGGGCTTCAAGTCGTACGCAGTGCGTACGGTCATTTCGGGATGGTAAATAATGCAGCCAAAACAACTCGATAGCCACAGCTAACGCCCCTAGGGATGAGAGCTTCAACTCCATCACTGGCCTTAACGGCAGTGGAAAATCGAATATCCTCGATGCCATTTGCTTTGTTCTCGGAATTACCAACATGTCTACTGTTCGAGCGCAAAACCTACAGGCAAGCCAGCTCAACACccctcatccttctcaactAACAGCTCGCAGGACTTGATTTACAAGCGCGGTCAAGCCGGTGTTACAAAAGCCAGCGTCACAATCGTTTTCGACAACCGAGAAACCAAAAAGTCGCCGATTGGATTCGAAGAATATGCCACAATCAGTGTGACTCGCCAGATCGTCCTCGGAGGAACCTCCAAGTACCTCATCAACGGTCACCGAGCGCAACAGCAAACGGTGCAGAATCTTTTCCAATCCGTTCAGCTTAATATCAACAACCCCAACTTCCTCATCATGCAGGGACGTATCACAAAGGTCCTCAACATGAAGGCTGTGGAAATCCTAGCCATGATTGAGGAAGCTGCGGGAACAAGGATGTTCGAGGACCGCCGAGACAAGGCCTTGAAAACAATggcgaagaaggagatgaagttgGGGGAGCTTCGAGAGCTTTTGAAGGACGAGATCGAGCCCAAGCTCGAGAAACTACGAACCGAGAAGCGAGCCTTCCTCGACTTTCAACAGACACAAAACGACCTCGAGCGGCTGACCAGAGTGGTTGTTGCATACGACTATGTCAGATGCCAAGAGAAGCTGAGACAATCAGCAGCAGATCTTGAGGGAAAGAAGCAAAGGCAGCGTGATTTGGAGGACTCGGCAGCTCGCTTGCGAAGCGAAATCTCCCATCTCGAAGAAGATGTCAAGAAGGTGCGCTCTCAGAGAGACAAGGAACTTCGAAAGGGCGGCAAGGCCCAAGCactggaggaggctgccaagaagcatTCAAATGAACTTGTGCGGCTGGCCACTGTTCTCGACCTGAAGAAATCCAGTTTagcagaggagaaggagaagaaggaggcgatGGAAAAGACTGTTGCCGAGTTGGAGGCCACCCTGCAAGAAAAGACGTTGGCATTCGACAACGCCAAAGCCACATACGATGCTGCAAAGAACGACCTTGAGCAGCAGAATAAGGATGCAGAGTCCAAAGAAGAGCTTCTTCAGACACTACAAACCGGTGTCGCTTCCAAGGACGGCCAGGAGAATGGTTATCAAGGTCAGCTCCAGGACGCCAAGAACCGTgccacagcagcagcgacagaACAAGAGCaagccaagatcaagataTCGCATCTGGAGAAACGcatcaaggaagaggagcccCGAGCAAGGAAAGCGAAGGAGCAGAATGCTGATCTTTTGCGAGACCTTGACGGGCTGAAGGTCCAGGCCCAaaagctcgagaaggagctcgGCCGTCTGGGCTTTGAGCCAGGCCAGGAAGAGCAAATGTACAAGCAAGAATCTGAGCTGCAGCAAACGGTCAGAAACCTCAGACAAGAGTCGGACACGCTGAAGCGCCGGGTTGCCAACACCGAGTTCAACTACGCGGATCCTGTGCCCAACTTTGACCggtccaaggtcaagggaTTGGTAGCGCAGCTCTTCACGCTGGATAAGCAGCACACACAAGCCGGTACTGCTTTGGAGATATGTGCTGGAGGTCGCCTCTacaacgtcgtcgtcgatacCGAGGTGACGGGTACACAACTACTACAGAGAGGAAAGCTGAGGAAGCGAGTGACCATCATTCCACTCAACAAGATTGCTGCCTTCAAGGCATCAGCTCAAACCATCGCTACAGCTCAAAAAATTGCTCCAGGCAAGGTCGATCTGGCTTTGACTCTAGTCGGatacgacgacgaggtctCAGCGGCGATGGAATACGTATTCGGCAATACCTTGATCTGTGCCGATGCAGACACGGCCAAGAGAGTCACCTTTGATCCCAACGTACGCATGAGGAGTATCACTCTCGAGGGTGATGCTTATGATCCCTCGGGTACCTTGTCTGGTGGAAGTTCACCCAACTCAAGTGGCGTTCTAGTTCTTCTGCAAAAGCTCAACAGCCTAACCCGCCAGCTGAGCGAGGCTGAACACTCGTTGAAGGAGCTTCAGCGCAGAATTTCCtccgagaaggccaagctTGACCAAGCCCGCAGGATTAAGCAAGACCTAGACTTGAAGACTCACGAGATCAAGCTTGCTGAGGAGCAGATCGGCGGTaactcttcctcatccatcatccaggaGGTCGAGAACATGAAGTCAACAATCGCAGAGCTGAAAGAGAGTATCactgaggccaaggcccggCAAGCAAAGGCTAGCATTGATGTCAAGACCATCGAAAAGGATATGAAGGATTtcgacaacaacaaggatgccaagctcgtcgagctcCAGAAGGCTCTTGATAAGCTACGAGCCGGTCTCGGCAAGAATGCTGCTGCAGTCAAGACTCTCCAGAAGGAGCTTCAAAACGCTCAGCTTGATGCTGAGCAAGCGGGTTTCGATCTGTCTGCTGCTCGAGAGCAGCTACAAGAAGTCGATGTCGGTATCAGTGCGCAACAAAAGGATATCGAGGATCTCGTCAAGCAAAAGGCTCAAGTTACCGAGACACACGACACTGTTCaggctgagcttgatgatgagcgtGCCAAGCTACATCTATTTGACGATGAGCTTCGAGCGTTGGAGGATGCCACCCGGTCCAAGAACGCACGCATCGCCGAAGAAGGCCTCGAGATGCAAAAACTCGGCCACCAGGTAGAGAAGTTCCacaaggagcaggagggaGCGGCTGAGAGCGTGGCCCATCTCGAAGAGGAATACGAATGGATCCACGATGAGAAGGACAATTTTGGCCGCAGTGGAACTCCTTATGACTTCCGTAACCAGAACATCGGGGAGTGCAAGTCGACGCTGCGCAACCTGACAGAGCGGTTCCAgggcatgaagaagaagatcaaccCCAAGGTCATGAACATGATTGACAgcgttgagaagaaggaggtgtCACTCAAGCACATGATAAAGACGGTCATCAGGGACAAGCGCAAGATCGAGGAGACGATTGTCAGCCTGGACGACTACAAAAAGAAGGCCCTTCAGGAGACGTGGGAGAAGGTCAACGGAGACTTTGGCAACATCTTCTCGGAGCTGCTTCCTGGTGGCAGCTTTGCCAAGCTTGATCCG
This window encodes:
- a CDS encoding Structural maintenance of chromosomes protein; protein product: MRVIEVIIDGFKSYAVRTVISGWDESFNSITGLNGSGKSNILDAICFVLGITNMSTVRAQNLQDLIYKRGQAGVTKASVTIVFDNRETKKSPIGFEEYATISVTRQIVLGGTSKYLINGHRAQQQTVQNLFQSVQLNINNPNFLIMQGRITKVLNMKAVEILAMIEEAAGTRMFEDRRDKALKTMAKKEMKLGELRELLKDEIEPKLEKLRTEKRAFLDFQQTQNDLERLTRVVVAYDYVRCQEKLRQSAADLEGKKQRQRDLEDSAARLRSEISHLEEDVKKVRSQRDKELRKGGKAQALEEAAKKHSNELVRLATVLDLKKSSLAEEKEKKEAMEKTVAELEATLQEKTLAFDNAKATYDAAKNDLEQQNKDAESKEELLQTLQTGVASKDGQENGYQGQLQDAKNRATAAATEQEQAKIKISHLEKRIKEEEPRARKAKEQNADLLRDLDGLKVQAQKLEKELGRLGFEPGQEEQMYKQESELQQTVRNLRQESDTLKRRVANTEFNYADPVPNFDRSKVKGLVAQLFTLDKQHTQAGTALEICAGGRLYNVVVDTEVTGTQLLQRGKLRKRVTIIPLNKIAAFKASAQTIATAQKIAPGKVDLALTLVGYDDEVSAAMEYVFGNTLICADADTAKRVTFDPNVRMRSITLEGDAYDPSGTLSGGSSPNSSGVLVLLQKLNSLTRQLSEAEHSLKELQRRISSEKAKLDQARRIKQDLDLKTHEIKLAEEQIGGNSSSSIIQEVENMKSTIAELKESITEAKARQAKASIDVKTIEKDMKDFDNNKDAKLVELQKALDKLRAGLGKNAAAVKTLQKELQNAQLDAEQAGFDLSAAREQLQEVDVGISAQQKDIEDLVKQKAQVTETHDTVQAELDDERAKLHLFDDELRALEDATRSKNARIAEEGLEMQKLGHQVEKFHKEQEGAAESVAHLEEEYEWIHDEKDNFGRSGTPYDFRNQNIGECKSTLRNLTERFQGMKKKINPKVMNMIDSVEKKEVSLKHMIKTVIRDKRKIEETIVSLDDYKKKALQETWEKVNGDFGNIFSELLPGGSFAKLDPPEGKTISDGLEVKVCLGKVWKQSLTELSGGQRSLVALSLIMALLQFKPAPMYILDEVDAALDLSHTQNIGRLIKTRFKGSQFIVVSLKDGMFQNANRIFRTRFSEGTSMVQALTPADMK